Proteins co-encoded in one Acidovorax sp. 69 genomic window:
- a CDS encoding MFS transporter, producing MSSIQNVHAIPVIGAAPGLPPAEGAVGAPLLLLLATTAGLSVASLYYSQPMLGVLGPDMQADSRVVGLVPTLTQLGYALGILLLAPLGDRFDRRRIIVIKSIALIVALLMSGLAPGMGALLAASLAVGLAATVAQDVVPAAATLAPAAQRGRMVGIVMTGLLLGILLSRVVSGFVAQQWGWRTVYVAAAVAIALLTVAVWRGLPRFAPTTQLGYGALIGSMVALWRQHAALRRAAWAQGLLAVGFSAFWSTLAVMLHGQFQLGTAAAGAFGLAGAAGALAAPLAGRLADKRGPEVVTRYGAGLAAASFAVMALAPLLPAQAQLALIVASAIGFDFGVQATLVAHQTIVYGIDPAARSRLNALLFTGMFIGMSAGAALGSLVLAQWGWLGVVALATVGSLAALAVRIGRRRG from the coding sequence ATGTCTTCCATTCAAAATGTGCATGCAATCCCTGTCATTGGCGCGGCGCCAGGGCTGCCGCCTGCCGAGGGGGCGGTGGGCGCGCCGCTGTTGCTGCTGCTGGCCACCACGGCGGGCCTGAGCGTGGCGTCGCTGTACTACAGCCAGCCCATGCTGGGCGTGCTGGGGCCCGACATGCAGGCCGACAGCCGCGTGGTGGGGCTGGTGCCCACGCTCACGCAGCTGGGCTATGCGCTGGGCATCTTGCTGCTGGCTCCGCTGGGCGACCGGTTTGACCGGCGTCGCATCATCGTCATCAAGTCCATCGCGCTGATAGTGGCCTTGCTAATGAGCGGCCTGGCGCCCGGCATGGGCGCACTGCTGGCGGCCAGCCTGGCCGTGGGCCTGGCGGCCACGGTGGCGCAAGATGTGGTGCCCGCCGCCGCCACGCTGGCCCCGGCGGCGCAGCGCGGGCGCATGGTGGGCATTGTGATGACGGGGCTGCTGCTGGGCATTTTGTTGTCGCGTGTGGTCAGCGGCTTTGTGGCGCAGCAATGGGGTTGGCGCACGGTGTATGTGGCGGCGGCGGTGGCCATTGCGCTGCTGACGGTGGCGGTGTGGCGCGGGCTGCCGCGCTTTGCGCCCACCACGCAGCTGGGCTATGGCGCGCTGATTGGCTCGATGGTGGCGCTGTGGCGCCAGCACGCTGCGCTGCGCCGTGCGGCCTGGGCGCAGGGGTTGCTGGCCGTGGGTTTCAGCGCGTTCTGGTCCACGCTGGCGGTGATGCTGCACGGCCAGTTTCAGTTGGGTACGGCGGCAGCGGGTGCGTTTGGCCTGGCCGGGGCGGCAGGTGCGTTGGCCGCACCGCTGGCCGGGCGCCTGGCCGACAAGCGCGGGCCCGAGGTCGTCACCCGTTATGGCGCAGGGCTGGCGGCGGCGTCGTTTGCGGTGATGGCGCTGGCGCCGCTGCTGCCTGCGCAGGCGCAGTTGGCGCTGATCGTGGCCAGTGCGATTGGTTTTGACTTTGGCGTGCAGGCCACGCTGGTGGCGCACCAGACCATCGTGTACGGCATCGACCCTGCGGCGCGCAGCCGGCTCAATGCGTTGCTGTTCACCGGCATGTTCATCGGCATGTCGGCCGGTGCAGCGCTGGGCAGCCTGGTGCTGGCGCAGTGGGGGTGGCTGGGTGTGGTGGCATTGGCCACGGTGGGGTCGCTGGCAGCGCTGGCGGTGCGCATCGGGCGGCGCCGGGGCTGA
- a CDS encoding LysR family transcriptional regulator: protein MTTALPPGADRIELMQTFIRIVETGSLSAAAQQLGTSQPTVSRRLQALERSLGIKLLQRSTHVMKLTEDGERCFAHAKALLEDWRAMEDDLRGTADTPRGTLRVLAPHAFGQDQFIAPLMAYLRRYPEVDVEWMLHDRRPNFIAEGIDCAIQVGAVDDPTVVAVRLAEVPRIVLAAPALMAGRPTPQHAQDLQPLPWLALSTFYRREVTLTQEPGGEAHTFGIAPRLATDSLYALRSAALAGLGACISSAWIVDNDVRQGHLLHLVPNWHAAPLPVYLVYPYARFYPARLRLFLEAMRGAMPGLVGMRAVEV, encoded by the coding sequence ATGACCACTGCCCTGCCACCCGGCGCCGACCGCATCGAGCTGATGCAGACCTTCATCCGCATCGTCGAAACCGGCAGCCTCTCAGCCGCTGCCCAGCAACTGGGCACCAGCCAGCCCACCGTGAGCCGCCGCCTGCAGGCACTGGAGCGCAGCCTGGGCATCAAACTGCTGCAGCGCTCCACCCATGTGATGAAGCTCACCGAAGACGGCGAACGCTGCTTTGCCCACGCCAAGGCCCTGCTGGAAGACTGGCGCGCCATGGAAGACGACCTGCGCGGCACGGCCGACACCCCGCGCGGCACCCTGCGCGTGCTGGCGCCACACGCCTTTGGGCAAGACCAGTTCATCGCCCCGCTGATGGCCTACCTGCGCCGCTACCCCGAGGTGGATGTGGAATGGATGCTGCACGACCGCCGCCCCAACTTCATCGCCGAAGGCATCGACTGCGCCATCCAGGTCGGCGCGGTGGACGACCCCACGGTGGTCGCGGTGCGCCTGGCCGAAGTGCCTCGCATCGTGCTGGCCGCCCCCGCCCTCATGGCCGGGCGCCCCACGCCCCAGCACGCACAAGACCTGCAACCCCTGCCCTGGCTGGCCCTGAGCACCTTCTACCGCCGCGAGGTCACGCTGACGCAAGAGCCCGGCGGCGAGGCCCACACGTTTGGCATCGCACCGCGTTTGGCCACCGACAGCCTGTACGCATTGCGCAGCGCCGCTCTGGCCGGGCTGGGGGCGTGCATTTCATCGGCATGGATCGTGGACAACGATGTGCGCCAGGGGCACTTGCTGCACCTGGTGCCCAACTGGCATGCAGCGCCGCTGCCGGTGTACTTGGTTTATCCGTATGCGCGGTTTTATCCGGCGCGGCTACGGTTGTTTTTGGAGGCGATGCGGGGGGCGATGCCGGGGTTGGTGGGGATGCGGGCGGTGGAGGTTTGA
- a CDS encoding ABC transporter substrate-binding protein encodes MPHTTQPLTHLLNRRQLLQASLAATAWAATAGTPAFAATPAPDLSKITLRVGTYKGLWRALIAASGQGNTPYRIEWRELNNGVLHIEALNGDALDLGSGSEIPALFAARQKAQVRFIAVVREDLNNQVTLARKDAPIQRIADLKGKRVGYVRATTSHYYLSRQLAEAGLSFADIQAINLTPADGLSAFDRGDLDAWAIYGYNGQIARLRYGARVLKTGLGYLSGNFPIYANPRSVDDPLKHAAIADYLQRLRRAYLWANDNYLAYAQAQSAETRVPVGDLIELWNNRSTDYDLRPVDDSVVQGHQTVADTFLQLGVLDGPAQVAPLWDRSFKGVLRPLAVDKAA; translated from the coding sequence ATGCCTCACACCACACAGCCCCTCACCCACCTCCTGAACCGCCGCCAACTCCTTCAGGCCAGCCTGGCCGCCACCGCCTGGGCCGCCACGGCGGGCACACCCGCCTTTGCGGCCACGCCCGCGCCCGACCTGTCCAAAATCACGCTGCGCGTCGGCACCTACAAAGGCCTGTGGCGCGCACTGATCGCGGCATCGGGCCAGGGCAACACGCCCTACCGCATCGAATGGCGCGAGCTGAACAACGGCGTGCTGCACATCGAGGCGCTGAACGGCGATGCGCTCGACCTGGGCTCGGGGAGCGAGATCCCGGCCCTGTTTGCTGCACGCCAAAAGGCGCAGGTGCGCTTCATCGCCGTGGTGCGCGAAGACCTCAACAACCAGGTCACGCTGGCGCGCAAGGATGCGCCCATCCAGCGCATCGCGGACCTGAAAGGCAAGCGTGTGGGCTACGTGCGCGCCACCACCTCGCACTACTACCTGAGCCGCCAGCTGGCCGAGGCCGGCCTGTCGTTTGCCGACATCCAGGCCATCAACCTTACCCCCGCCGATGGCCTCTCGGCCTTTGACCGGGGCGACCTCGACGCCTGGGCCATCTACGGCTACAACGGGCAAATCGCCCGCCTGCGCTACGGGGCGCGCGTGCTCAAAACCGGGCTGGGTTACCTCTCGGGCAACTTCCCCATTTATGCCAACCCGCGCTCGGTGGACGACCCGCTCAAACACGCTGCCATTGCCGACTATTTGCAGCGCCTGCGCCGCGCCTATCTGTGGGCCAACGACAACTACCTGGCCTACGCACAGGCCCAATCGGCCGAGACCCGTGTGCCCGTGGGCGACCTGATCGAGCTGTGGAACAACCGCAGCACCGACTACGACCTGCGCCCCGTGGACGACAGCGTGGTGCAAGGCCACCAAACCGTGGCCGACACCTTCTTGCAGCTGGGTGTGCTGGACGGGCCTGCACAAGTGGCACCGCTGTGGGATCGCAGCTTCAAGGGCGTGTTGCGCCCCTTGGCCGTGGACAAGGCGGCATAA
- a CDS encoding SDR family oxidoreductase, with translation MNHPNPLSIPSSTPSERIALVTGAGSGIGRAVALGLLADGFTVVLAGRRTEPLQALEQQAAAQGQAALAVPTDVTDPASVQALFDTIEGRFGRLDLLFNNAGVNAPAVPMDELPLDTWFSVINTNVTGVFLCARAAFGLMRRQAPQGGRIINNGSISAHTPRPFTAPYTASKHAVSGLTKALALDGRAYRIVASQIDIGNALTDLSERMTRGVLQANGTTAPEPMMDASHVAQAVRHIAAMPLEANVLHMTVMASAMPFVGRG, from the coding sequence TTGAACCATCCCAACCCTCTATCCATACCGTCATCCACCCCCTCTGAGCGCATTGCACTGGTCACGGGTGCAGGCAGCGGCATCGGCCGCGCCGTTGCCCTGGGCCTGCTGGCCGATGGCTTCACGGTGGTGCTGGCTGGTCGGCGCACAGAGCCCCTGCAGGCGCTGGAGCAGCAGGCTGCCGCCCAGGGGCAGGCTGCACTGGCGGTGCCCACCGATGTGACCGACCCGGCCAGCGTGCAGGCCCTGTTCGATACCATCGAAGGCCGCTTCGGTCGGCTGGACTTGCTGTTCAACAACGCGGGCGTCAACGCCCCGGCGGTGCCCATGGATGAACTCCCGCTGGACACGTGGTTCAGCGTGATCAATACCAACGTGACCGGCGTGTTCCTGTGCGCGCGTGCCGCGTTCGGGTTGATGCGGCGCCAGGCTCCGCAGGGCGGGCGCATCATCAACAACGGCTCGATCTCGGCGCACACGCCGCGCCCCTTCACTGCGCCGTACACGGCCAGCAAACACGCAGTGAGCGGCCTGACCAAGGCGCTGGCGCTGGACGGCAGGGCCTACCGCATCGTGGCCAGCCAGATCGACATCGGCAATGCGCTGACGGACCTGTCCGAACGCATGACGCGGGGCGTGCTTCAGGCCAACGGCACCACCGCTCCCGAACCCATGATGGACGCCAGCCATGTGGCCCAGGCCGTGCGCCACATCGCCGCCATGCCGTTGGAGGCCAATGTGCTCCACATGACCGTGATGGCCAGCGCCATGCCATTTGTGGGCCGGGGCTGA
- a CDS encoding alpha/beta fold hydrolase yields the protein MKPRLEQQIRFCKSHDDLRIAYATMGRGPAVVRAAHFLTHLEFDLHSPVWNPWLLELSRQRSLVRYDGRGYGLSDLDSAPQQLDAWVADLEAVVDAAGLERFALLGCSQGCAISIAYAVRHPERVSCLVVLGGYTRGLMRRNPTPAEIKEARLLLDLIEIGWGRDNPAFRQVFTSQFIPDGSPEQVNWFNELERLSTSPEHAARVIAAFGQIDVTDLAARVTCPTLVLHARGDARVPFEEGRRTAGLIPGARFIPLDSRNHALLATEPAFAQCFREIQTFLEEHQAAPGEPLAFPDLSSGERALLELLAHGLDNLQIAAHLGLAEKTVRNKVSAIFAKLDVSTRAQAIVHAREAGFGAKPLPT from the coding sequence GTGAAGCCCCGGTTGGAACAACAGATTCGCTTCTGCAAATCGCATGACGACCTACGCATTGCCTACGCGACGATGGGTAGGGGGCCGGCGGTGGTGCGCGCGGCACACTTCCTCACGCACCTCGAATTCGATCTGCACAGCCCCGTCTGGAATCCATGGTTGCTCGAACTCAGCCGCCAGCGCTCGCTGGTTCGGTACGACGGCAGGGGCTACGGTCTGTCGGACCTGGATTCGGCGCCGCAGCAACTTGACGCCTGGGTCGCCGATCTTGAAGCCGTGGTGGACGCCGCCGGGCTGGAGCGTTTTGCGCTGCTGGGATGTTCGCAAGGCTGTGCCATTTCCATTGCCTACGCGGTGCGCCACCCGGAACGGGTCTCCTGCCTTGTGGTGCTGGGCGGATATACGCGCGGGCTGATGCGGCGCAACCCGACGCCGGCCGAGATCAAGGAAGCCAGGCTGCTTCTCGACCTGATCGAGATCGGATGGGGCCGCGACAACCCGGCTTTCCGCCAGGTGTTCACCTCGCAGTTCATTCCCGATGGGTCGCCAGAGCAAGTGAACTGGTTCAATGAACTGGAGCGGCTGTCTACCAGCCCCGAACATGCGGCACGCGTCATCGCGGCGTTTGGACAGATCGACGTCACCGACTTGGCCGCCCGTGTCACCTGCCCTACGCTGGTGCTGCACGCGCGGGGAGATGCCCGCGTGCCCTTCGAGGAAGGCCGGCGCACCGCAGGACTGATTCCCGGCGCACGCTTCATTCCGCTGGACAGCCGTAACCATGCGCTGTTGGCGACCGAGCCCGCATTCGCCCAGTGCTTCCGTGAAATTCAGACCTTTCTTGAAGAGCACCAAGCGGCACCGGGCGAGCCTCTTGCGTTCCCGGACTTGAGTTCTGGCGAGCGAGCCTTGCTGGAGCTTTTGGCGCATGGCCTGGACAACTTGCAGATAGCGGCGCATCTCGGCCTGGCCGAGAAGACAGTGCGCAACAAAGTCTCTGCAATCTTCGCCAAACTGGACGTGTCAACCCGCGCCCAGGCCATCGTCCACGCGCGAGAAGCCGGATTCGGCGCCAAGCCGCTGCCGACCTGA
- a CDS encoding low molecular weight protein-tyrosine-phosphatase → MVCMGNICRSPTAQGVLEKMVADAGLSGRIHVDSAGTHGYHVGEPPDERAQAHAARRGYDLSAQRARTLTRSDFTDHDLLLVMDDNNEHAARALCPPGSKARLHRLADFCTTLQAHEVPDPYYGGKDGFEHVLDVVEDACRGVLQRLQLQPQTPAR, encoded by the coding sequence ATGGTGTGCATGGGCAACATCTGTCGCAGCCCCACAGCACAGGGTGTGCTGGAGAAGATGGTGGCCGATGCGGGCTTGTCCGGCCGCATCCATGTGGACTCCGCCGGCACCCACGGCTACCACGTGGGCGAGCCTCCCGACGAACGTGCCCAGGCGCACGCCGCACGGCGGGGCTATGACCTCTCGGCGCAGCGCGCACGCACACTCACCCGGAGCGACTTCACCGACCACGACCTGTTGCTGGTAATGGACGACAACAACGAACACGCCGCCCGCGCGCTGTGCCCGCCGGGCAGCAAAGCCCGGTTGCACCGGCTTGCAGACTTCTGCACCACCCTGCAGGCCCATGAGGTGCCCGACCCGTACTACGGCGGCAAGGATGGTTTCGAGCATGTGCTGGACGTGGTGGAAGACGCCTGCCGGGGCGTGCTTCAGCGCCTGCAGCTCCAACCGCAGACACCGGCCCGCTGA
- a CDS encoding DUF1801 domain-containing protein, with amino-acid sequence MTSTRAETQPPPPEGPPASTLIDQRIADLNDWRGQALARVRQLIHEAAPDVVEEWKWKGTPVWSLGGILCTGESYKTAVKLTFLKGASLPDPAQLFNASLDGNARRAIDIHEGKTVDASAFKALVRAAVELNAAQTTARQLARTR; translated from the coding sequence GTGACCTCCACACGCGCCGAGACTCAACCGCCCCCTCCTGAAGGGCCGCCCGCCTCCACCCTGATCGATCAGCGCATTGCCGACCTCAACGACTGGCGCGGGCAGGCACTGGCCCGCGTGCGCCAACTCATCCACGAGGCAGCGCCCGATGTAGTGGAAGAGTGGAAGTGGAAAGGCACGCCGGTATGGTCGCTGGGCGGGATCCTGTGCACGGGCGAGAGCTACAAGACGGCAGTGAAGCTCACCTTTCTGAAAGGTGCCTCACTGCCCGACCCGGCCCAGCTCTTCAACGCCAGTCTGGACGGCAACGCGCGGCGGGCCATCGACATCCATGAGGGCAAAACGGTGGATGCCAGCGCCTTCAAGGCACTCGTTCGCGCCGCCGTGGAGCTGAATGCGGCGCAGACCACCGCCAGACAACTGGCTCGAACCAGGTAA
- a CDS encoding alpha/beta fold hydrolase, producing MQTDRHHKIDFQEYGGKPDGVNGVAGSAHPVVMFVPGSYSTPAAWRGIQKRLPPQYRMVGTSLCGYGATTDSRSVGDLDIDHEVRVLEHVAARMGNGPLHLVGHSFGGTVALAAALSRTVEVSSLALFEANPVTMIRAVGNIDLFEETRRMSQDFEAAHRAGEPDAASRIIDFWGGTDSFAAMPLSVQDYCRSTTDANVLDWRTVMTLDAGPADYARLAMPVLLVRGGLANPAMVAITDALATSLPNVTTAVVANAGHFLITSHAAECADLLRDFLAHASL from the coding sequence ATGCAGACCGACCGCCACCACAAAATTGACTTTCAGGAATACGGCGGCAAGCCCGACGGTGTGAACGGTGTTGCAGGCAGCGCGCATCCGGTAGTGATGTTCGTGCCCGGCTCGTACAGCACCCCGGCGGCCTGGCGTGGCATACAGAAGCGGCTGCCGCCCCAATATCGCATGGTTGGCACCAGCCTCTGCGGCTATGGCGCAACAACCGATTCGCGCAGCGTCGGCGATCTCGATATCGATCACGAAGTGCGTGTGTTGGAGCACGTGGCCGCGCGCATGGGCAATGGGCCGTTGCATCTGGTGGGCCATTCGTTCGGCGGCACCGTGGCGCTGGCTGCGGCCCTCTCCCGCACCGTAGAGGTTTCCAGCCTGGCATTGTTCGAGGCCAACCCGGTGACCATGATCCGCGCAGTCGGCAACATCGATCTGTTTGAAGAAACGCGTCGCATGAGCCAGGATTTCGAGGCGGCACACCGTGCTGGCGAGCCCGATGCCGCCAGCCGCATCATCGACTTTTGGGGCGGTACCGACTCCTTTGCGGCAATGCCACTGTCGGTGCAAGACTATTGCCGATCGACCACCGATGCCAATGTGCTCGACTGGCGCACCGTGATGACGCTCGACGCTGGCCCGGCAGACTATGCCCGGCTGGCCATGCCGGTGCTCCTGGTGCGCGGCGGCCTCGCCAACCCCGCCATGGTGGCGATCACTGACGCGCTTGCGACGAGCCTGCCAAATGTCACGACCGCTGTCGTCGCCAACGCCGGCCACTTCTTGATCACATCGCACGCGGCCGAATGCGCTGATTTGCTCAGGGACTTTTTGGCGCATGCATCCCTGTAG
- a CDS encoding SRPBCC domain-containing protein, translating to MTQHSDATLATERVLLASPRQVFTAFSQPQLLARWWGPEGFSNTFEQFDFRPGGRWVFVMHGPDGANYPNGSRFRRIEEDTLVVIDHVVAPLFTLTVRLTPHGEHHTHLAWAQAFESAALADKLRALVVPANEQNLDRLQTVLSTLGAA from the coding sequence ATGACACAGCATTCAGATGCCACCTTGGCCACCGAGCGCGTGCTGCTTGCCAGCCCGCGCCAGGTGTTCACCGCCTTCAGCCAACCGCAACTGCTGGCCCGCTGGTGGGGGCCGGAAGGTTTCAGCAACACGTTCGAGCAATTCGATTTTCGGCCCGGGGGAAGGTGGGTGTTTGTGATGCATGGGCCGGACGGGGCGAACTACCCCAACGGGAGCCGCTTTCGCCGCATTGAGGAGGACACGCTGGTCGTGATCGATCATGTGGTGGCACCGCTGTTCACCCTCACGGTCAGGCTGACACCCCATGGGGAGCACCATACGCACCTGGCTTGGGCCCAGGCGTTTGAAAGTGCCGCGCTGGCCGACAAGCTGCGCGCGCTGGTCGTTCCCGCCAACGAGCAGAACCTGGACCGACTGCAGACCGTGCTGAGCACATTGGGGGCAGCGTGA
- a CDS encoding LLM class flavin-dependent oxidoreductase, translating into MSVQFIGMIQPHEVSETITRKGAAVDPAYVRAFAQVHEHAGFDRILVPASSSSPDTLLTVAYAASVTDKINFLLAHRPGFVAPTLAARQLATLDHYTGGRLAVHYISGGSDEDQQRDGDFLNHDERYARTDEYLAILRRVWAEDKPFDHEGTYYRVKGAVSEVKPVRGQRVPIYFGGASAPALQVAGKHADVYALWGESLAQAGDLVRRVRAEATLQGRHVDFSISFRPILGQTEEEAWAKADRILDDTRRLRVQQGYARGAGPQQSEGAQRLLADAANGDCVDERLWTAVAREIGGRSNSTSLVGTPEQVADALLKYYDLGITTFLIRGFDPLVDAIEYGRELLPLVRAKVAERDGLQPAAQPLRKAA; encoded by the coding sequence ATGTCCGTCCAATTCATCGGCATGATCCAGCCGCACGAAGTCTCCGAAACCATTACCCGCAAGGGCGCCGCCGTAGACCCCGCCTACGTGCGCGCCTTTGCGCAGGTGCATGAGCATGCGGGCTTTGACCGCATCCTCGTTCCCGCCAGCTCGTCCAGCCCCGACACGCTGCTTACCGTCGCATACGCCGCCTCGGTCACCGACAAGATCAACTTCTTGCTGGCCCACCGGCCCGGCTTTGTGGCGCCCACACTGGCTGCACGCCAGCTCGCCACGCTCGATCACTACACGGGCGGCCGCCTGGCCGTGCACTACATCAGCGGTGGCTCGGACGAAGACCAGCAGCGCGATGGCGATTTTCTGAACCACGACGAGCGTTATGCGCGCACGGACGAATACCTTGCCATCCTGCGCCGCGTGTGGGCCGAAGACAAACCCTTCGACCATGAAGGCACCTATTACCGCGTGAAGGGCGCCGTGTCGGAAGTCAAGCCCGTGCGCGGCCAGCGCGTGCCCATCTACTTTGGTGGTGCCTCTGCCCCCGCACTGCAGGTGGCAGGCAAACACGCCGACGTATACGCGCTGTGGGGCGAATCGCTGGCCCAGGCCGGCGACCTGGTGCGCCGCGTGCGCGCCGAGGCCACGCTGCAAGGCCGGCATGTGGACTTCAGCATCTCGTTTCGCCCCATCCTGGGCCAAACCGAAGAAGAAGCCTGGGCCAAGGCCGACCGCATTCTGGACGACACCCGCCGCTTGCGCGTGCAGCAGGGCTACGCACGCGGCGCAGGCCCGCAGCAAAGCGAAGGCGCGCAACGCCTGCTGGCCGACGCCGCCAACGGCGACTGCGTGGACGAACGCCTGTGGACTGCCGTGGCGCGCGAGATCGGTGGCCGCTCCAACTCCACCTCGCTCGTCGGCACGCCCGAACAGGTGGCCGACGCTCTGCTCAAGTATTACGACCTGGGTATCACCACCTTCCTCATCCGGGGCTTCGACCCGCTGGTGGACGCCATCGAATATGGCCGCGAACTGCTGCCCCTGGTGCGTGCCAAGGTGGCCGAGCGTGATGGCCTACAACCCGCAGCGCAGCCCCTGCGCAAGGCGGCGTGA
- a CDS encoding tripartite tricarboxylate transporter substrate binding protein, which produces MRKRPFLNHLTRLLVLSASLGLVPTLASAQAAYPARAIKIVVPAPPGGAIDTIARVVGDKMAVSLGQPVIVDNRPGASNNLGTDVLAKSAPDGYTIGIVGGSHNINKFLFKNMGWDPEKSFEPIVYTHEVPLVFAIYPQIPAKTLPEFIAWMKANPDQAKVATSGRGSAQEMAAEMFRMASGVQMLLVPYKGSSAAHPDLLAGRTALYIDTISAIQPQVKGGNVRAVAISTRKRAQSLPDVPTADEQGLKGYDANTNGGFLAPAGTPKAIIARLNAEINAALKLPDVRAKLEGAGIEIQGGTPQEYAAVIKSDLVKWGRVVKEAGIQPE; this is translated from the coding sequence ATGCGCAAACGCCCGTTCCTGAATCATCTGACTCGCCTTCTGGTCCTGTCGGCCAGCCTGGGCCTGGTGCCCACGCTGGCCTCGGCCCAGGCTGCCTATCCCGCACGGGCCATCAAGATCGTTGTGCCGGCCCCACCGGGCGGCGCCATCGACACCATTGCCCGCGTTGTGGGCGACAAGATGGCGGTGTCGTTGGGCCAACCGGTCATCGTGGACAACCGACCCGGTGCCTCTAACAACCTGGGCACCGATGTATTGGCCAAGTCCGCACCTGACGGATACACCATCGGCATCGTGGGTGGCAGCCACAACATCAACAAATTCCTGTTCAAGAATATGGGCTGGGACCCTGAAAAAAGCTTCGAGCCCATCGTCTACACCCACGAAGTGCCGCTGGTGTTTGCCATCTACCCGCAGATCCCTGCCAAGACGCTGCCCGAGTTCATCGCCTGGATGAAGGCCAATCCCGACCAGGCCAAGGTGGCCACTTCAGGCCGCGGCAGCGCTCAGGAGATGGCCGCTGAGATGTTCCGCATGGCCAGCGGCGTGCAGATGCTGCTGGTGCCCTACAAGGGCTCGTCCGCTGCCCACCCCGACTTGCTGGCCGGGCGCACCGCGCTCTACATCGACACTATCAGCGCCATCCAGCCGCAGGTGAAGGGTGGCAATGTGCGCGCCGTGGCCATCTCCACCCGCAAACGCGCCCAGTCGCTGCCGGATGTGCCCACGGCCGACGAGCAGGGCCTGAAGGGCTACGACGCCAATACCAATGGTGGTTTCCTTGCGCCAGCGGGCACACCCAAGGCGATCATTGCCCGGCTCAATGCCGAGATCAACGCCGCCCTCAAATTGCCTGACGTGCGGGCCAAGCTGGAGGGCGCCGGCATTGAAATCCAGGGCGGTACGCCGCAGGAATACGCCGCCGTCATCAAGTCCGACCTGGTCAAGTGGGGCAGGGTGGTGAAGGAGGCGGGCATCCAGCCCGAATGA
- a CDS encoding molybdopterin-dependent oxidoreductase has product MNKRNFVTASVGLASLWSAAGSSHAAPSTKTTASQGPTLLTLSGAITRSNRGALDPAIDQMMGKHGIQFSNAHALDAAALQRMAAVTIQPTLEYDSKKHTLKGPLLTTVLAAAGVTAGSAVQLVLRAVDGYNVTISMADAQAHRMIVATHIDGQPMALGGLGPQWAVYDADVLPAFKDKPVKERFGLCPWGLYHIEVKKA; this is encoded by the coding sequence ATGAACAAGCGCAACTTCGTCACCGCCAGCGTGGGCCTGGCCAGCCTGTGGTCCGCGGCCGGCAGCAGCCACGCCGCCCCCTCGACCAAGACCACAGCGTCCCAAGGCCCCACGCTGCTCACCCTGAGCGGCGCCATCACCCGGTCCAACCGGGGAGCACTGGACCCTGCCATCGACCAGATGATGGGCAAACACGGCATCCAGTTTTCCAACGCCCACGCGCTCGACGCCGCCGCCCTGCAACGCATGGCCGCCGTCACCATCCAACCCACGCTGGAATACGACAGCAAAAAGCACACGCTCAAAGGCCCCTTGCTCACCACCGTGCTGGCCGCCGCGGGTGTCACCGCAGGCAGCGCCGTGCAACTGGTGCTGCGCGCGGTGGATGGCTACAACGTCACCATCAGCATGGCCGACGCCCAGGCCCACCGCATGATCGTCGCCACCCACATCGACGGCCAGCCCATGGCCCTGGGCGGCCTGGGCCCGCAGTGGGCGGTGTATGACGCGGACGTGCTGCCCGCCTTCAAGGACAAGCCTGTGAAGGAACGCTTTGGTTTGTGCCCCTGGGGGCTGTACCACATTGAGGTGAAGAAGGCCTGA